The genomic DNA CTTAAACATCAAGGCGAAAGCCACAGTTATAAGGAGTGAATAGATTGCAAAAGAAGTCCATATTTCTTGCCACATATAATTTCCATCATTATTTAAGAAGAATTTATCAATAATAATACCGCTCGACCATGAGCCTAAAATTGCACCAAAGCCGTTTGTCATCATCATAAATAGACCTTGAGCACTGGCTCTAATTTTAGAATCTGTTTGTGTTTCTACGAACAGAGACCCCGAAATATTAAAGAAGTCAAAAGCCATTCCGTATACAATATTTGAAAGAATAATCATCCATAAATAATCAGCTGGATTTCCATAACCGAATAATGCAAACCTAATAACCCATGCTATCATACTCATAAGCATCACTTTTTTAATACCAAATCTTTTCAAAAAGAATGGTATAGCAAGTATAAATAAGGTTTCTGATATTTGTGAAATGGACATGATAATCGCTGGGTATTCTATCACCAATAGATCTTTGTATTCTGGAATTTTAGCAAAATCGTGAAGGAATGTATCACCATACATATTGGTAAGCTGTAAAGAAGCACCAAGTAACATGGAGAAGATAAAGAACATGGCCATTTTAGAGTTCTTAAATAAGGCAAATGCATTCAAACCAAGTGTATCAACAAAAGACTTTGTTTCGATATCTTTACTCACTTCACACTTAGGTAGCGTAAATGAATATAAGCCTAGAATTACAGAGGCGATACTAGCCACATAAAATTGCATGGAAGATGTTTCAATCTTTAATAAACTTACTGTCCACATGGCTATGATAAATCCTATGGTTCCATAAACTCTAATAGGTGGGTATTCTTTTACAATGTCTTTTTTGGCTTTATTGAGAGCTGAATATGCTACTGTAATTGAAAGTGAGATAGTTGGCATGTAAAAAATCATATTAATCAGCATGACCCAAAAGAATGTATTTGGATCGTTTATTTGTGGAAGGTAGGCTAATACTCCTGCTCCAATGATATGAAATATACCTAGTAACTTTTCTGCATTGATCCATCTGTCAGCAATAATTCCTGATAGTGCAGGCATAATCAAGGAGGCGATTCCCATGGTTGAAAATATGATTCCAAAGTCGGCACCAGACCATCCTTTATTTTGAAACCAATATCCTCCAATAGTAATAAGCCAAGCCCCCCAGATGAAAAACTGGAGGAAGTTCATGATGATTAAACGATTCTTAATACTCATATGGTCATTTATTTATGGTTAAATATGTTTATTGATTTTTTCTTCTGCCTATTTCATCTCGAATGACCGAGGCTTTTTCGTATTCTTCATTCTCAATAGCACTTTTTAAGGATTCTTCTAATTCCATCAGATTTAAAATTTCCAATTCAT from Lentimicrobium sp. L6 includes the following:
- a CDS encoding nucleoside permease codes for the protein MSIKNRLIIMNFLQFFIWGAWLITIGGYWFQNKGWSGADFGIIFSTMGIASLIMPALSGIIADRWINAEKLLGIFHIIGAGVLAYLPQINDPNTFFWVMLINMIFYMPTISLSITVAYSALNKAKKDIVKEYPPIRVYGTIGFIIAMWTVSLLKIETSSMQFYVASIASVILGLYSFTLPKCEVSKDIETKSFVDTLGLNAFALFKNSKMAMFFIFSMLLGASLQLTNMYGDTFLHDFAKIPEYKDLLVIEYPAIIMSISQISETLFILAIPFFLKRFGIKKVMLMSMIAWVIRFALFGYGNPADYLWMIILSNIVYGMAFDFFNISGSLFVETQTDSKIRASAQGLFMMMTNGFGAILGSWSSGIIIDKFFLNNDGNYMWQEIWTSFAIYSLLITVAFALMFKHKHEPEKIGEIAH